A region of the Candidatus Poribacteria bacterium genome:
CGATACCGCTCTGCATGTATCTCACCGGTTTCAACAGCATCTTGGATAGCGCAATCAGGCTCAGCGACATGGGCGCAGTCGCTGTATTTGCATTGACCGAGATGCGGTTCCATTTCAGGGAAGTAGTATTCTAAGCTCTCAGTGTCCACTCCCCACAAACCAACCTCCCGGATCCCCGGTGTGTCCGCGACTTCACCGCCAATTTCCAGTGCAAAGAGTTCAACGAGCGTCGTTGTATGCCGCCCCTTTTGGGTCTTGATGCCGA
Encoded here:
- the rsgA gene encoding ribosome small subunit-dependent GTPase A, with translation GIKTQKGRHTTTLVELFALEIGGEVADTPGIREVGLWGVDTESLEYYFPEMEPHLGQCKYSDCAHVAEPDCAIQDAVETGEIHAERYRSYVVLRTGEPTEL